Proteins encoded by one window of uncultured Celeribacter sp.:
- the phoU gene encoding phosphate signaling complex protein PhoU yields the protein MHNDNKHIASAFDRDLEAIQAMIMKMGGLVEVAIKDAAQALEERDVELSEKVRVSDLAIDKLEEDVNEEAARLIALRSPTASDLRTVLTVMKISTNLERCGDYAKNLAKRTGVLVNMTPIEGAAPSIRRMAREVEEMLRLALDAYIQRDAGLANEVRHRDLDVDQMYNALFREFLTYMMEDPRNITACMHLHFIAKNIERMGDHATSIAEQVIYLTTGEMPEDARPKGDVTSQTALGAEEA from the coding sequence ATGCATAACGATAACAAACATATCGCCTCGGCGTTTGATCGTGATCTCGAAGCCATCCAGGCGATGATCATGAAGATGGGCGGTCTCGTTGAGGTCGCGATCAAGGATGCCGCTCAGGCGCTCGAAGAGCGTGACGTGGAGCTGTCGGAAAAGGTTCGTGTCTCGGATCTGGCCATCGACAAGCTCGAGGAAGACGTGAACGAAGAAGCCGCACGCCTTATCGCGCTGCGCTCGCCGACCGCGTCCGACCTTCGCACGGTTCTGACCGTGATGAAGATCTCCACAAACCTCGAACGCTGTGGCGATTACGCCAAGAACCTCGCGAAACGCACGGGCGTTCTGGTCAACATGACACCGATTGAGGGTGCCGCGCCCTCGATCCGCCGCATGGCGCGCGAGGTCGAGGAAATGCTGCGTCTCGCACTCGATGCTTATATCCAACGTGATGCAGGGCTCGCCAACGAAGTCCGCCATCGCGATCTCGACGTCGATCAGATGTACAACGCGCTGTTCCGTGAATTCCTCACCTACATGATGGAAGACCCGCGCAACATCACCGCCTGTATGCACCTGCATTTCATCGCCAAGAACATCGAGCGCATGGGCGATCATGCCACCTCGATTGCCGAACAGGTGATCTATCTGACCACAGGCGAGATGCCTGAGGATGCGCGCCCGAAAGGCGATGTCACCTCGCAAACCGCTCTGGGGGCGGAGGAAGCCTGA
- the phoB gene encoding phosphate regulon transcriptional regulator PhoB: MSADQPRVLVVEDEPAQREVLAYNLEAEGFAVSKAENGDDALLYVDEDSPDIIVLDWMLPGVSGIEICRRLKTRPDTREIPIIMLSARSEEVDRVRGLETGADDYVVKPYSVIELMARVRTQLRRVRPASTGQVLEFEDIRLDSETHRVTRGDDSLKLGPTEFRLLSTFMEKPGRVWSREQLLDRVWGRDIYVDTRTVDVHIGRLRKALCQHGGQDPVRTVRGAGYALG; encoded by the coding sequence ATGTCTGCCGATCAACCTCGTGTTCTCGTGGTCGAGGACGAACCCGCCCAGCGGGAAGTCCTCGCCTATAATCTCGAAGCCGAAGGGTTTGCCGTCTCCAAGGCTGAAAACGGCGACGATGCACTTTTGTATGTCGACGAAGACAGCCCGGACATCATCGTCCTCGACTGGATGCTGCCTGGGGTCTCCGGCATCGAGATTTGTCGGCGTCTGAAAACCCGGCCCGACACGCGCGAAATCCCGATCATTATGCTCTCGGCCCGTTCCGAAGAGGTGGACCGGGTGCGCGGCCTTGAGACCGGCGCGGATGACTACGTGGTGAAACCTTACTCCGTGATCGAGCTGATGGCCCGCGTGCGCACGCAATTGCGCCGCGTGCGTCCGGCCTCGACCGGGCAGGTGCTTGAATTCGAAGACATTCGTCTGGATTCCGAGACCCACCGCGTCACACGTGGCGACGACTCCCTGAAACTCGGACCGACGGAATTCCGTCTTTTGTCCACCTTCATGGAAAAGCCGGGCCGGGTCTGGTCGCGCGAGCAATTGCTCGACCGCGTCTGGGGCCGCGACATCTATGTCGACACCCGCACCGTGGATGTCCACATCGGTCGGTTGCGCAAAGCGCTGTGTCAACATGGCGGGCAAGATCCGGTGCGCACGGTGCGCGGCGCGGGCTACGCTCTGGGCTAA
- a CDS encoding GntR family transcriptional regulator, translating to MSEIFTKEPAHLRTYRGIRDLILSGDLVPGEPVTIQGLTDRLDAGMTPVREAIRRLTSEGALVFHGNRRVTVPVLSLSEVDELIFARLALEPELAKRGAEQMSEAEIAALTLVDGEIDEAMRKGDMRGYMIHNHRFHMLLYRAAHTDVIGPMVDTLWLRSGPALRVMCTRFGSQNLPDMHQVAIKALRAGDGDGVAEAIRRDILQGMENIRAIVAEGAEDA from the coding sequence ATGTCAGAAATTTTCACCAAGGAACCGGCGCATCTGCGGACCTATCGCGGCATTCGGGATTTGATCCTCTCGGGAGATCTGGTGCCGGGGGAGCCGGTGACGATCCAGGGTCTGACTGATCGTCTCGACGCGGGCATGACCCCAGTGCGCGAGGCGATCAGGCGGCTGACCTCCGAAGGCGCCTTGGTGTTTCACGGCAACCGCCGCGTGACCGTGCCGGTGTTGAGCCTCTCGGAGGTGGATGAGCTGATCTTTGCCCGTCTGGCTTTGGAACCCGAACTTGCAAAACGCGGGGCGGAGCAGATGAGCGAGGCGGAGATCGCAGCGCTCACTCTGGTGGACGGCGAGATCGACGAGGCCATGCGCAAGGGCGACATGCGCGGTTACATGATCCACAACCACCGCTTTCACATGCTGCTCTACCGCGCCGCCCATACCGATGTCATCGGCCCCATGGTCGACACGCTTTGGCTCCGTTCCGGCCCTGCGCTTCGGGTGATGTGCACACGGTTCGGCTCGCAAAACCTGCCCGACATGCATCAGGTCGCGATCAAGGCGCTGCGCGCGGGCGACGGTGACGGCGTGGCCGAGGCCATCCGTCGCGACATCCTGCAAGGCATGGAAAACATCCGCGCCATCGTCGCCGAAGGCGCGGAAGACGCGTAA
- a CDS encoding aldehyde dehydrogenase family protein: MTELKTDRFYINGEWVKPLGETMMDVINPASEEVFAQVAMGTAADVDAAVAAAKAAFPSFSRTTKAERLDLLASIREVYQSRYDEMSALITEEMGAPISLSDRAQAAVGIGHLDGVVKALEAFDFEHENGPGDLIVHEAIGVCGFITPWNWPINQIALKVIPALAAGCTMVLKPSELTPMNALLYAEILHEAGVPKGVFNLVNGDGPGVGAAISSHPDVAMVSFTGSTRAGIEISKAAAPTVKRVTLELGGKSPNVLLDDCDFEEAVKRGVRHCFQNTGQSCNAPTRMLIPESHYETAMEIAKEVAEATEVGLPSQTGNHIGPLVSQMQYDRVQSLIQAGIEDGARLVAGGLGRPEGFNRGYFVRPTVFGDVTNDMRIAQEEVFGPVLVMISYQDDEDAVHIANDTPYGLAAYIQTGASEESKARGLAMARDIRAGMVHLNGSDISYGSPFGGYKLSGNGREGGQYGIEDFCEIKAISV, encoded by the coding sequence ATGACGGAGTTGAAAACCGATCGGTTCTATATCAACGGGGAATGGGTCAAACCGCTGGGTGAGACCATGATGGACGTGATCAATCCGGCCAGCGAAGAGGTCTTTGCCCAGGTGGCCATGGGCACGGCTGCGGATGTCGATGCCGCCGTGGCGGCCGCCAAAGCCGCCTTCCCGTCATTTTCGCGCACCACAAAGGCCGAGCGCCTCGATCTTTTGGCCTCGATCCGCGAGGTCTATCAGAGCCGTTACGATGAAATGTCCGCGCTGATCACCGAAGAAATGGGCGCGCCGATTTCTCTGTCCGACCGGGCGCAGGCCGCCGTCGGCATCGGTCATCTGGACGGTGTGGTGAAGGCGCTTGAAGCCTTTGATTTCGAGCACGAAAACGGCCCCGGCGATCTCATCGTGCATGAGGCCATCGGGGTCTGTGGCTTTATCACGCCGTGGAACTGGCCGATCAACCAGATCGCGTTGAAGGTCATCCCGGCGCTGGCCGCAGGCTGCACCATGGTGTTGAAACCCTCGGAACTGACCCCGATGAACGCGCTTTTGTACGCCGAGATTCTGCATGAGGCGGGCGTGCCGAAGGGCGTGTTCAATCTTGTGAATGGCGACGGTCCGGGCGTGGGGGCCGCGATTTCGTCTCACCCTGATGTGGCCATGGTCTCCTTCACCGGTTCCACCCGCGCAGGTATCGAGATTTCCAAAGCCGCCGCCCCCACGGTCAAACGCGTGACGCTGGAGCTGGGCGGCAAATCCCCGAACGTGCTGTTGGACGATTGCGATTTCGAGGAGGCGGTGAAACGCGGCGTGCGGCATTGCTTCCAAAACACCGGGCAAAGCTGCAACGCGCCGACGCGGATGCTGATCCCGGAAAGCCATTACGAGACCGCGATGGAGATCGCCAAGGAGGTGGCAGAAGCCACCGAGGTCGGCCTGCCGTCGCAGACCGGCAACCACATCGGCCCGCTGGTGTCGCAGATGCAATACGACCGGGTGCAGAGCCTCATTCAGGCCGGCATCGAAGACGGTGCGCGGCTGGTGGCGGGCGGTCTCGGGCGGCCCGAGGGCTTCAATCGCGGCTATTTCGTGCGCCCGACGGTGTTTGGCGATGTGACCAACGACATGCGCATCGCGCAGGAAGAGGTCTTTGGCCCGGTTCTGGTGATGATCTCCTATCAGGACGACGAAGACGCGGTGCACATCGCCAATGACACGCCCTACGGCCTCGCCGCCTATATCCAGACCGGCGCCTCAGAGGAAAGCAAAGCCCGTGGCCTCGCCATGGCGCGGGACATTCGCGCGGGCATGGTGCATTTGAACGGCTCGGATATTTCCTACGGCTCGCCGTTTGGCGGCTATAAGCTGTCGGGCAATGGCCGCGAAGGCGGGCAATACGGCATCGAAGATTTCTGCGAAATCAAAGCGATCTCGGTTTAA
- a CDS encoding FAD-binding oxidoreductase — translation MDILTINDRPGDHAQSWYAATATAPGPYPAATGTVKADVCVVGGGYAGLSAALHMARRGLDVVLLEASRVGSGASGRNGGQVSMGQRLEQDELETHVSMDDARMLWDLGAEAVDLVKAILSESGDDCDWRDGVIHANHRARFSGHSQKHVDHMQKVYGYDKIRYLDRDAVRHETGSEDYHSGTLDMGSGHLHPLRYAFAIARLAEAAGVRIHELSRVTKIETKAKPRVHTDQAVVEADHLILALNGYHNNIEPDVAHHVMPINNFIAVTEPLPSDLAARLIPNRHAVADSRFVINYYRMSPDNRMIFGGGESYGYKFPSDLRAKVRAPMLGVYPELKDAKLDYAWGGTLGITMSRLPHFARLGPNAMSIAGFSGQGVALATLAGQIAAEAVEGHAARFDLMQSLPSPRFPGGPKLRTPLLALAMTWYALRDRL, via the coding sequence ATGGACATCCTGACCATCAACGACCGACCCGGCGACCACGCGCAATCGTGGTATGCCGCCACGGCTACCGCCCCCGGCCCCTACCCGGCTGCCACCGGCACGGTGAAGGCCGATGTCTGCGTCGTCGGCGGCGGCTATGCGGGCCTGTCGGCGGCGCTCCATATGGCGCGGCGGGGATTGGACGTGGTGCTTTTGGAGGCCTCGCGCGTCGGCTCCGGCGCCTCCGGGCGCAATGGCGGTCAGGTGTCAATGGGCCAGCGGCTCGAACAGGACGAGTTGGAAACCCACGTCAGCATGGATGACGCGCGGATGCTCTGGGATCTGGGCGCCGAGGCTGTCGATCTGGTCAAAGCGATCCTGTCCGAGAGCGGGGATGATTGCGACTGGCGTGATGGCGTGATCCACGCCAATCACCGGGCCCGGTTTTCTGGCCATTCGCAAAAGCATGTCGATCATATGCAAAAGGTCTACGGCTACGACAAAATTCGATACCTCGACCGCGACGCCGTGCGACATGAGACCGGGTCTGAGGATTACCACTCCGGCACGTTGGATATGGGTTCCGGCCACCTGCACCCGCTGCGCTATGCCTTTGCGATTGCACGCCTGGCCGAGGCCGCCGGTGTGCGCATCCATGAGCTGTCGCGCGTGACCAAAATAGAAACCAAAGCCAAACCGCGCGTCCACACCGATCAGGCCGTGGTGGAGGCCGATCACCTGATCCTCGCGCTCAATGGCTATCACAACAATATTGAGCCCGACGTCGCGCATCACGTCATGCCGATCAACAATTTCATCGCCGTCACGGAACCCCTGCCCTCCGATCTCGCGGCGCGACTGATCCCGAACCGCCATGCCGTTGCGGACAGTCGGTTTGTGATCAATTACTACCGTATGTCGCCGGACAACCGGATGATTTTCGGCGGTGGTGAAAGTTACGGCTATAAGTTCCCCAGTGACCTGCGCGCCAAGGTGCGTGCACCGATGTTGGGCGTTTACCCGGAACTGAAAGACGCCAAACTGGACTACGCTTGGGGCGGCACGCTGGGCATCACCATGTCCCGCCTGCCGCATTTCGCGCGTCTCGGCCCGAATGCGATGTCCATCGCCGGCTTCTCCGGTCAGGGCGTCGCTTTGGCCACACTCGCCGGGCAAATCGCGGCGGAGGCGGTCGAGGGCCACGCCGCGCGGTTCGATCTCATGCAATCGCTGCCGAGCCCGCGCTTTCCCGGTGGGCCAAAGCTTCGGACGCCGCTTCTGGCGCTGGCGATGACGTGGTATGCTTTGCGCGACAGGTTATAA
- a CDS encoding aspartate aminotransferase family protein has translation MSDNHLPTAELQALDAAHHMHPFTDGDELAKKGARIITKATGVWLTDSEGEEILDAMAGLWCVNIGYGRDELAEAAARQMKQLPYYNTFFQTSTVPAIMLAKKLAEIAPGDLNHVFFNGSGSDSNDTNLRMVRHYWELKGQPERFNVISRWNGYHGSTMGGGSLGGMKGIHAQGGLPIPGIHHIDQPDWWSEGGDLSPEEFGLQRAQALEAKILELGPETVAAFIAEPVQGAGGVIVPPETYWPEINRILEKYGILLIVDEVITGFGRTGNWFGSETMGITPDIMTCAKGITSGYIPLGASIVSDEIASVINGSEFAHGYTYAGHPVACAVALENIRLLEEEGIVTRAGQEIAPYLKEKWEALVDHPMVGEAKIVGLMGSIALTPNKATRAKFKADAGTVGYICRERCFANNLVMRHVGDRMIISPPLTITKAEVDILIERARKSLDEALERIEAEGLNV, from the coding sequence ATGAGCGACAACCACCTGCCCACCGCCGAATTGCAAGCGCTCGACGCCGCCCACCACATGCACCCGTTCACCGACGGCGATGAATTGGCGAAGAAAGGCGCGCGGATCATCACCAAGGCAACGGGTGTCTGGCTGACCGACAGCGAGGGCGAGGAAATTCTCGATGCCATGGCCGGTCTGTGGTGTGTGAACATCGGCTACGGACGCGACGAGCTGGCCGAGGCGGCGGCGCGTCAGATGAAGCAACTGCCCTATTACAATACGTTTTTCCAAACCTCGACGGTGCCTGCGATCATGCTGGCCAAGAAACTCGCCGAAATTGCGCCGGGTGATCTGAACCATGTGTTCTTCAACGGCTCGGGCTCGGATTCCAACGACACCAACCTGCGGATGGTGCGGCATTACTGGGAGCTGAAAGGCCAGCCGGAGCGCTTCAACGTGATCTCGCGCTGGAATGGCTATCACGGCTCCACCATGGGCGGCGGCTCGCTGGGGGGGATGAAGGGCATCCACGCGCAAGGCGGCCTGCCCATCCCCGGCATTCACCACATTGACCAGCCGGATTGGTGGTCCGAAGGCGGCGATCTGAGCCCCGAAGAGTTCGGCCTTCAACGCGCACAGGCACTTGAGGCGAAAATCCTCGAACTTGGCCCCGAAACCGTCGCCGCCTTTATCGCGGAGCCGGTACAAGGCGCCGGTGGCGTCATCGTGCCGCCGGAAACCTACTGGCCGGAAATCAACCGCATCCTCGAGAAATACGGCATTCTTTTGATCGTCGACGAGGTCATCACCGGCTTTGGCCGCACCGGCAATTGGTTCGGCTCCGAGACCATGGGCATCACGCCCGACATCATGACCTGTGCCAAGGGCATCACGTCGGGCTACATTCCTCTCGGCGCCTCCATCGTCTCTGACGAGATCGCCTCTGTGATCAACGGCAGCGAATTCGCCCATGGCTACACCTATGCGGGCCATCCGGTGGCCTGTGCCGTGGCCTTGGAAAACATTCGCTTGCTCGAAGAGGAAGGCATCGTCACCCGTGCCGGCCAAGAGATCGCACCCTACCTCAAGGAAAAATGGGAAGCGCTGGTCGATCATCCGATGGTCGGCGAGGCTAAGATCGTCGGCCTCATGGGCTCCATCGCCTTGACGCCGAACAAGGCGACGCGGGCGAAGTTCAAGGCGGATGCGGGCACCGTCGGCTATATCTGTCGCGAGCGCTGTTTTGCCAACAATCTGGTGATGCGCCATGTGGGCGACCGGATGATCATCTCCCCGCCCCTGACCATCACCAAAGCAGAGGTCGACATCCTGATCGAACGTGCCCGCAAATCTCTCGACGAGGCGTTGGAGCGGATTGAGGCGGAGGGGCTAAACGTTTGA
- a CDS encoding ATP-grasp domain-containing protein, producing MAYSWHKIVPFVGDLTPAPEIADPNAVVLFGAYTMWKYAQAKGLKPGVFRIAPFVHQTAWHPYLLNGADALFLTLSDIPERLPDDGTDWFLRPVADSKEQPGTVKSAAEIRALAQRVLAIDPGDIPRGSLRLDTELMLTPPARIEREWRIWVVEDRIVTYSLYKEGARVTYRHEIDPDAMAFVERLVAVNPDDAPAYVIDICRTFEGLRMLETNCINAAGFYEADLEKLVRAINAMSRAS from the coding sequence ATGGCGTACAGCTGGCACAAGATCGTGCCATTTGTCGGGGATTTAACCCCGGCCCCTGAGATCGCGGACCCGAACGCCGTTGTCCTGTTCGGGGCTTATACGATGTGGAAATACGCTCAGGCCAAAGGGCTGAAACCCGGCGTGTTTCGCATTGCCCCATTCGTGCATCAAACCGCCTGGCACCCTTATCTTTTGAATGGTGCCGATGCGCTTTTTTTGACGTTGAGTGACATTCCCGAGCGCCTGCCCGACGATGGCACAGACTGGTTTCTCCGCCCCGTGGCCGACAGCAAGGAACAGCCCGGAACGGTGAAATCCGCCGCCGAGATCAGGGCGCTCGCGCAGAGGGTTTTGGCGATTGATCCGGGCGACATCCCGCGCGGATCGCTTCGACTCGATACCGAACTGATGTTGACGCCGCCCGCGCGCATTGAGCGCGAATGGCGGATTTGGGTCGTAGAGGATCGGATCGTGACCTACTCGCTCTACAAAGAGGGCGCCCGTGTCACCTATCGTCATGAGATCGACCCTGACGCCATGGCCTTTGTCGAGAGGCTTGTCGCGGTCAATCCAGATGACGCACCCGCCTATGTCATCGACATCTGTCGCACCTTTGAGGGGCTCAGAATGCTTGAGACCAATTGCATCAATGCGGCGGGGTTCTATGAAGCGGACCTTGAGAAACTGGTGCGCGCAATCAACGCGATGTCACGCGCGTCCTAA
- a CDS encoding ECN family pore-forming entericidin, whose translation MKKAAVALLLTLTLTSTLTACGTVAGVGEDITGASRTVQGWF comes from the coding sequence ATGAAAAAAGCAGCAGTCGCCCTCCTCCTCACCCTCACACTCACCTCCACTCTGACCGCCTGCGGCACCGTCGCAGGTGTCGGCGAAGACATAACCGGCGCCTCGCGCACGGTTCAGGGCTGGTTCTGA
- a CDS encoding extracellular solute-binding protein: MAQQYLHLVRTGTAALTLTTVVSTAAFADPSHGLAMYGAPELPADFAALPYVRADAPKGGKIVTGEGGTFDSLNPFIEKGNVPWQLRYMMAESLMMQAYSEPFSLYCLLCETVETDEDRTWVEFTLRPEAKFSDGTPVTVEDVMWSFETLGTEGHGRYASLWSQIDSVEQTGDRSVKFTFTTENRELALLVATRPILKKAYWDDKAFTKSGMDQIPVTSAPYTVTDANPGMFIEMTRNPDYWGKDLPVMQGQANFDTIRFEFFADPSLVIEAFKAGELNAHREFNVQLWQDQYDFPAVTRGDVVKSEIPHQRPTGMTGFAMNTRLPQFADWRVRQAMIEAFNFNYINEAQTESQQSRITSYFSNSPLGMRPGPADGRVKELLEPYQDDLLPGVMEGYALPETSGRELDRGAMRRALGLMEEAGWTIDNGQMKNADGQLFTFEILLMVGDDENQSIIDTYTQMLNQLGIQPKISVVDKPQYIQRTGNFDFGMTPVRYGTSLSPGNEQYAYFGQAAADQPGSRNIAGVKDPVVDAMIAKMLDASDREDSLAATRALDRLLTAGRYAIPLYAWNESFNAHVKELHYPEPLPLYGDWIMWREMTWYWEE; encoded by the coding sequence ATGGCGCAGCAATATCTTCATTTGGTCAGAACCGGCACAGCCGCGCTGACCCTCACCACAGTTGTGAGCACCGCAGCATTTGCCGACCCCTCGCATGGGTTGGCTATGTATGGCGCGCCGGAGCTTCCCGCCGATTTCGCCGCCCTGCCCTATGTCCGCGCCGACGCGCCCAAGGGCGGCAAGATCGTCACCGGCGAAGGCGGCACTTTCGACAGCCTCAACCCTTTCATCGAGAAAGGCAATGTGCCCTGGCAGCTGCGCTACATGATGGCTGAGAGCCTGATGATGCAGGCCTATTCCGAACCCTTCTCGCTCTATTGTCTTTTGTGCGAAACCGTCGAGACGGATGAGGATCGCACTTGGGTCGAGTTTACCCTGCGCCCCGAGGCGAAGTTTTCCGACGGCACGCCGGTGACGGTCGAGGATGTCATGTGGTCCTTCGAGACGCTTGGCACCGAGGGCCATGGGCGTTACGCCTCGCTCTGGAGCCAGATTGACAGCGTCGAGCAGACCGGCGACAGATCCGTGAAATTCACCTTCACCACGGAAAACCGCGAATTGGCGCTTTTGGTGGCCACCCGTCCGATCCTGAAAAAAGCCTATTGGGACGACAAGGCGTTCACCAAATCGGGCATGGACCAGATCCCGGTGACCTCCGCGCCCTACACGGTGACCGACGCCAATCCGGGCATGTTTATCGAAATGACCCGTAATCCCGACTATTGGGGCAAGGACCTGCCCGTCATGCAGGGACAGGCGAATTTCGACACCATCCGTTTCGAATTCTTCGCCGATCCGTCTCTGGTGATCGAGGCTTTCAAAGCCGGAGAGTTGAACGCACACCGCGAATTCAACGTGCAGCTGTGGCAGGACCAATACGATTTTCCTGCGGTCACCCGCGGAGATGTGGTGAAATCTGAAATTCCGCACCAGCGCCCGACCGGCATGACAGGATTTGCGATGAACACCCGCCTGCCGCAATTTGCCGACTGGCGCGTCCGGCAAGCGATGATCGAGGCGTTCAATTTTAACTATATCAACGAGGCCCAGACCGAGAGCCAGCAAAGCCGCATCACGTCTTACTTCTCCAACTCGCCTCTGGGCATGCGTCCCGGCCCGGCTGACGGCCGCGTCAAAGAGCTGTTGGAGCCCTATCAGGACGATCTGCTCCCCGGCGTGATGGAAGGCTACGCCCTGCCCGAAACTTCGGGCCGCGAGTTGGATCGGGGCGCGATGCGCCGCGCGCTTGGGCTGATGGAAGAGGCGGGCTGGACCATCGACAATGGCCAGATGAAGAACGCCGACGGCCAGCTTTTCACCTTTGAAATCTTGCTCATGGTGGGCGACGATGAAAACCAATCCATCATCGACACTTACACGCAGATGCTCAACCAGTTGGGCATCCAGCCGAAGATTTCCGTGGTCGACAAACCGCAATATATCCAGCGCACAGGCAACTTCGATTTCGGCATGACGCCGGTGCGCTACGGCACCTCGCTCAGCCCCGGCAACGAACAATACGCCTATTTCGGTCAGGCCGCCGCCGATCAACCCGGCTCGCGCAACATCGCGGGCGTCAAGGACCCTGTGGTGGACGCGATGATCGCCAAAATGCTCGACGCCAGCGACCGCGAAGACAGCCTCGCCGCCACCCGCGCGCTTGACCGTCTGTTGACCGCAGGCCGCTACGCCATCCCGCTTTATGCCTGGAACGAAAGCTTTAACGCGCATGTGAAGGAGCTGCATTATCCTGAGCCCTTGCCTTTGTACGGCGATTGGATCATGTGGCGGGAAATGACCTGGTACTGGGAAGAATGA
- a CDS encoding 3-hydroxybutyrate dehydrogenase, whose product MTVQGKTAVITGSNSGIGLGVARELAKSGADVVLNSFTDRDEDHALAEEIGKEFGVTARYIKADMSKGDECRALIEKAGACDILVNNAGIQHVAGIDEFPTAKWDAIIAINLSSAFHTTAAALPLMRAAGWGRVINIASAHGLTASPYKSAYVAAKHGVVGLTKVTALETAEEPITCNAICPGYVLTPLVEAQIPDTMEKYGMDRETVIREVLLDRQPSKQFATVEELGGTCVFLASSAANQITGTTISVDGGWTAL is encoded by the coding sequence ATGACTGTTCAAGGTAAAACCGCTGTGATCACCGGGTCGAACTCAGGCATCGGGCTTGGCGTGGCGCGCGAATTGGCGAAATCGGGCGCGGATGTCGTGCTCAATTCCTTCACGGATCGCGACGAGGATCACGCGCTGGCCGAAGAGATCGGCAAGGAATTCGGCGTCACCGCGCGCTATATCAAAGCGGATATGTCGAAGGGCGACGAATGCCGCGCGCTCATCGAGAAGGCGGGCGCCTGCGATATTCTCGTCAACAACGCGGGCATTCAGCATGTCGCGGGGATCGACGAATTTCCGACCGCGAAATGGGATGCGATCATCGCGATCAACTTGAGCTCGGCCTTTCACACCACGGCGGCCGCTTTGCCACTGATGCGCGCGGCGGGCTGGGGCCGGGTGATCAATATCGCCTCCGCCCATGGCCTGACCGCCTCGCCCTATAAATCCGCCTATGTCGCCGCCAAACACGGCGTGGTGGGGCTGACCAAGGTCACGGCACTGGAGACTGCCGAAGAGCCGATCACCTGTAATGCGATCTGTCCGGGCTATGTTTTGACCCCGCTGGTGGAGGCGCAAATCCCCGATACGATGGAGAAATACGGCATGGACCGCGAAACGGTGATCCGTGAGGTTCTGTTGGATCGTCAACCGTCGAAACAATTCGCCACGGTCGAGGAACTGGGCGGCACTTGTGTGTTCCTCGCGTCTTCGGCGGCCAATCAGATTACGGGCACGACGATCTCCGTCGATGGTGGCTGGACCGCGCTCTGA